A stretch of DNA from Sphingobacteriaceae bacterium:
CCTCGGCTTTCAGGAGCGGTACCGGTGCAGGCTGGGCTGAAGACGGCCCTTCCGGCTCAGGCCCCCGATCTGCCGGGAGCCGCGGTGCAGTCGCCGGTTGCGCCGGGGCACGAGGTGCCGCTGCCGGCGGTGCCGTCGAAGCCACCCGCGCCACCCGGCCGGCCCCCAAGTCACCAATCGAAGTCTTCAAAGATAACACTCCCTAGGGCCTCAGGCCACAGGTGGCGGGCCAGCTCCTCGGCGCCGCGGATGTTCCAGAAGGAGAGGGTGGTCAGGTAACGGGACGGGATTTCGTAAATGCGGCCGTCGCGCACGGCGGGCACATCGGCCATGGCCGGATGCTCCAAAATGTCGCTGCGGAGCCGGTCGGCGTCGTACTCATCGTGGACGATGACCTCGGGCGCCATCTCCACCAGCTTTTCCAAAGATATTTGCTGCCAGCTCACCAAGCCGGCTTCTGATACAGCGTTGATGCCGCCGGCCCGGGTAATGAATTCTTCAGACGTGGTGGCGGATCCGGGAACGTACAAATTGGGGGCCAGGTGGACCACCCGGGGCTTCTGCTGGCCGGCCGAGGCTTCCTCCACGAGGGCGGCCAGGGCGTCGACCCGCTGCTGCACCTTCTCCATCAGGACAGCGCCGGCTTCCTCTTCGCCCAGGATGTAGGCGATGAGTTGGATGTTGGCCAGGTGGTCGCCCACCGTGTCATGCAGGTCGGTGATGAAGACCGTCA
This window harbors:
- a CDS encoding ABC transporter substrate-binding protein, with amino-acid sequence MNVLDAWTRLPTGGRGRRRRPAVLILPFLLILILAACSPGSNTSSTSTPPSSTDAGREEAAQEDAAQDAPAAKQAGIVDPDNHGWPRAVRDAFGDIVEIPAKPERVLTLSLGLDEVVMALTGPERFAAISDIARSGYSNIVTQAEQVPATVINDLEYILGLAPDILLLDGMAQPELVAQARDAGLTVFITDLHDTVGDHLANIQLIAYILGEEEAGAVLMEKVQQRVDALAALVEEASAGQQKPRVVHLAPNLYVPGSATTSEEFITRAGGINAVSEAGLVSWQQISLEKLVEMAPEVIVHDEYDADRLRSDILEHPAMADVPAVRDGRIYEIPSRYLTTLSFWNIRGAEELARHLWPEALGSVIFEDFDW